The following are encoded in a window of Flavobacterium cupriresistens genomic DNA:
- a CDS encoding thioesterase II family protein: MQLFLLHFAGGNCYSYDFLKKKLKDKEISVYALELPGRGKRYNEDLLLNKKEAIQDYVKQIKKLRNNEPYIIFGHSMGATLGFSVVKEMEQENDAPLQFVATGNAGPGLKVFDEEGAEIKRDRYSLPDDEFKSVLRELGGIPEEVLENKELFDFFGPIIRADFQVLEKGGFIKQNIKIDCPIHAIMGDSEKKAHLIDNWKNYTNADFKSQVLPGNHFFIHEYPDEIAGILLKCVNSEQLKM, translated from the coding sequence ATGCAATTATTTTTACTCCATTTTGCCGGAGGAAATTGTTACTCCTATGATTTTTTGAAAAAAAAATTAAAGGACAAAGAGATCAGCGTTTACGCTTTAGAACTCCCTGGCAGGGGTAAAAGATATAATGAGGATCTGTTATTAAATAAAAAAGAAGCGATACAGGATTACGTAAAGCAAATAAAAAAATTAAGAAATAACGAACCGTACATCATTTTCGGACACAGTATGGGAGCCACATTGGGATTCTCAGTCGTAAAAGAAATGGAACAGGAAAATGATGCTCCATTACAATTTGTGGCCACCGGTAATGCCGGACCGGGATTAAAAGTATTTGATGAAGAGGGAGCCGAAATAAAAAGAGACCGCTACAGCTTGCCGGATGACGAATTTAAATCGGTGCTTAGAGAATTGGGCGGCATTCCTGAGGAAGTGCTGGAAAACAAAGAGTTGTTTGATTTCTTTGGTCCTATTATCAGAGCAGACTTTCAAGTGTTGGAAAAAGGTGGATTTATAAAGCAAAACATTAAAATAGATTGCCCGATACATGCCATAATGGGGGATAGCGAAAAAAAGGCTCATCTCATCGACAATTGGAAAAATTACACCAATGCCGACTTTAAAAGTCAAGTATTACCGGGAAACCATTTTTTTATACACGAGTATCCCGATGAAATAGCAGGCATACTATTAAAATGCGTCAATAGTGAGCAGTTAAAAATGTAA
- a CDS encoding outer membrane beta-barrel family protein codes for MKQKDLLKILIIKLLLISTLVSAQTINTITGKVVNSKNELLMGNAVALAVKDSSFIKGVSFFDEPFALSDLNHDEVLIKLTSLKFKDTIFHVKYGANSKIDLGKIMIRSATVDLDEVRVVSKAPLFRNKSNGTVEVNVANTILATSTSVNEILSRSPNVIVAENGVSVFGKGEAIIYLNGVQITGERLAAISAAQIKKIEIISNPSSKYDAEGKAVINVITVANFEEGYKGSVNQYYTVSDFSSPSSNTNLNLNYKKNKLSLVGAYGLLLGETREVLHTSRERPKEIDNFKSKLETDWEREYKNFSNYTLGGQYDFNEKQYVSVEYSGYSNSLGGTTKSQNGITSNTTDGNFKSKIDNDVMTVNNSISANYNAKIDSLGTSFFAGMQYSLFDSETDDFINENNILNGQQSYRSLNNKINHKINVFSTQVDYTKAFNTKSKLDFGAKFSNVGNKSVSDFYVSENGDPFAPDDELSNDFKYEEIITAAYVNFSGEINEKTNYGAGLRSEYTKYDLNTIIQKEEDYVYLFPSAYLNMKVSDKVQLRASYSSRITRPRYQALNPSIIYQDAFTTIEGNPYLKPERTHSFEMSASVSKYNFKAGYNYTVNPISAVALEGRNPNSYVLQTVNLSTLNSYFASVSIPYSNDWWTSMNTVNVSYDKLASDNVVFSLKESKPLYYFYSSNQFDIKKVLKIQLLGWYLGDKNDGLYYRKNRSVITLGVEKNFLNQALKVKLMANDIFHKDKSAGNYEVGKTVVEFDRTFNTDYYRLILTYNFGKLKKVNYDNTSSGEAESDRAR; via the coding sequence ATGAAACAAAAAGATTTATTAAAAATATTGATAATTAAACTATTATTAATTTCAACGCTAGTAAGTGCTCAGACAATTAATACCATAACGGGAAAGGTCGTAAATTCTAAAAATGAATTGTTAATGGGAAATGCCGTCGCATTAGCTGTTAAAGACTCAAGTTTTATCAAAGGAGTTAGTTTTTTTGACGAGCCTTTTGCATTGTCAGATTTAAACCATGATGAAGTTTTAATAAAGCTTACTTCACTAAAATTTAAGGATACCATCTTTCATGTAAAATACGGTGCGAATTCAAAAATTGATTTGGGTAAAATCATGATTCGCAGTGCGACTGTTGATCTGGATGAAGTAAGAGTGGTTTCAAAAGCTCCTTTATTTAGGAATAAATCAAATGGGACAGTAGAAGTAAATGTCGCCAATACTATTTTGGCAACAAGTACCTCAGTAAACGAAATTCTTTCGAGATCGCCTAATGTTATTGTCGCTGAAAATGGAGTATCTGTTTTTGGAAAAGGGGAAGCCATTATTTATCTGAACGGGGTACAAATAACCGGTGAACGATTGGCTGCTATTTCTGCCGCTCAAATAAAGAAAATAGAAATTATATCTAATCCTTCTTCAAAATACGATGCCGAAGGTAAAGCAGTTATCAATGTCATTACGGTAGCCAATTTTGAGGAGGGATACAAAGGTTCAGTCAATCAGTATTATACCGTATCGGATTTTTCTTCTCCAAGTTCAAACACGAATCTGAATCTGAATTACAAAAAAAATAAATTATCCTTAGTGGGAGCTTATGGTTTGTTACTTGGAGAAACCAGAGAAGTTTTACATACAAGCAGAGAAAGACCGAAAGAAATAGACAATTTTAAATCAAAATTAGAAACAGATTGGGAAAGAGAATATAAGAATTTCTCGAACTATACGCTTGGAGGACAATATGATTTTAATGAAAAACAATATGTCTCGGTTGAGTACAGCGGATATTCAAACAGTTTGGGCGGAACTACCAAAAGCCAAAACGGTATCACTTCTAATACAACAGACGGTAATTTTAAAAGTAAAATTGATAATGACGTTATGACCGTTAACAATTCTATTTCTGCCAATTACAATGCAAAAATAGACAGTTTGGGAACTTCGTTTTTTGCCGGGATGCAATACTCTCTTTTTGATTCTGAAACGGACGATTTTATTAATGAAAATAACATCCTGAACGGTCAGCAATCCTATAGAAGCTTAAACAATAAAATAAACCATAAAATTAATGTCTTTAGTACTCAAGTTGACTATACAAAAGCATTTAACACTAAAAGTAAATTGGACTTCGGAGCAAAATTCAGTAACGTAGGAAACAAATCTGTTTCGGATTTTTATGTTTCTGAAAACGGTGATCCCTTTGCTCCTGACGATGAACTATCAAATGATTTTAAATACGAAGAGATAATTACAGCTGCTTACGTAAATTTTAGCGGAGAAATTAATGAAAAAACAAATTACGGTGCCGGATTAAGAAGTGAGTACACTAAATATGATTTGAATACCATTATTCAAAAAGAGGAAGATTATGTGTACCTGTTTCCAAGTGCCTATTTAAACATGAAAGTGTCCGATAAAGTACAATTAAGAGCCTCTTACTCTTCCAGAATAACAAGACCAAGATATCAGGCATTAAATCCCTCGATTATTTATCAGGACGCTTTTACAACCATTGAAGGGAATCCATATTTAAAACCCGAGAGAACGCATTCGTTTGAAATGTCGGCTTCAGTAAGTAAATATAATTTTAAAGCAGGGTACAACTATACCGTAAATCCAATTTCAGCAGTAGCATTAGAAGGACGTAACCCTAATTCATATGTGTTACAAACGGTAAACCTATCTACGCTTAATTCCTATTTTGCATCCGTTTCTATTCCCTACAGTAATGATTGGTGGACCTCTATGAATACGGTCAATGTGAGCTATGACAAGCTAGCATCCGATAATGTCGTTTTTAGTTTAAAAGAGAGTAAACCGCTCTACTATTTTTATTCCAGTAATCAATTTGATATTAAAAAAGTACTTAAAATACAGTTATTAGGCTGGTATTTAGGAGATAAAAACGATGGTCTCTATTACCGAAAAAATCGTTCCGTAATTACTTTGGGCGTAGAAAAAAATTTCCTCAATCAAGCTTTAAAAGTAAAACTGATGGCCAACGATATTTTTCATAAAGATAAATCGGCTGGAAATTACGAGGTGGGTAAAACTGTTGTAGAATTTGACAGAACGTTTAATACAGACTATTACAGACTAATACTAACCTACAATTTTGGGAAGTTGAAAAAGGTTAATTACGATAACACTTCGTCAGGAGAAGCTGAGAGTGACAGAGCCAGATAA